One Salmo trutta chromosome 12, fSalTru1.1, whole genome shotgun sequence genomic region harbors:
- the tssc4 gene encoding protein TSSC4 — MCEQEDHGDGARNKLSNSDAIKLTDDLSLSDSDPEERNESIDPEVEDLSSSDDEVHQNSGPGPGPKKPAFSLTGGSSSFSNRSRSIFDCLESAAKLSSSHLGQDNVIDGVFARPPPPPLLPSGKKYGEKVGELVSKPPQKRGVPDYLVNPERWTRYDLEDVPETSDSKNSMVAQQYIQSLQQQKKENTTEDDPEEPFIPTFNQGQSSSSEHKIVFSRPSRPQKDDAEEVNKPDRTKKVGMGLCHLDDEEEEGIGLAIAPQRPKESERKRKWTPVGDEEGALSDRKDQPPIGFVINRNVNRKNFRKTSEKDED; from the coding sequence ATGTGTGAGCAAGAGGACCACGGAGACGGTGCCCGTAACAAGCTGTCCAACAGTGACGCTATCAAGCTGACAGATGACCTCTCTCTGAGTGACTCCGACCCTGAAGAGCGTAATGAGTCCATAGACCCAGAGGTGGAAGACTTGTCCTCATCTGATGATGAAGTGCATCAGAACTCCGGCCCTGGTCCCGGTCCCAAGAAACCTGCATTCAGTCTGACAGGTGGCAGCTCAAGCTTCTCCAACCGCAGCCGAAGCATCTTTGATTGCCTGGAGAGTGCCGCTAAGCTGTCCTCGTCCCATCTGGGCCAGGACAATGTCATTGACGGGGTCTTTGCacgtccccctccacccccactgcTGCCAAGTGGAAAGAAGTATGGGGAGAAGGTGGGGGAATTGGTCAGCAAGCCTCCTCAGAAGAGAGGAGTGCCAGATTACCTGGTGAATCCTGAGCGCTGGACGCGCTACGACCTGGAGGATGTGCCAGAGACCAGTGACAGCAAGAATAGCATGGTGGCTCAGCAGTACATACAAAGCCTGCAGCAGCAGAAGAAGGAGAACACGACGGAAGATGATCCTGAAGAGCCTTTTATACCTACTTTCAACCAGGGCCAGAGCAGTAGCTCAGAGCATAAGATTGTGTTCTCCAGGCCTAGCCGGCCACAGAAGGATGACGCTGAAGAAGTTAACAAGCCTGATCGAACCAAGAAGGTAGGGATGGGTCTCTGTCACTTAGATGATGAAGAAGAGGAAGGTATAGGCCTGGCAATCGCCCCTCAACGCCCAAAGGAGAGTGAGCGGAAGAGGAAGTGGACCCCGGTGGGGGACGAAGAGGGCGCGCTGAGTGATAGGAAGGATCAACCGCCTATTGGCTTCGTCATTAATAGGAACGTCAACAGGAAGAACTTCCGCAAGACGTCAGAGAAAGATGAGGACTGA